One Glycine max cultivar Williams 82 chromosome 4, Glycine_max_v4.0, whole genome shotgun sequence DNA segment encodes these proteins:
- the LOC100814149 gene encoding coatomer subunit gamma has product MAQPLVKKDDDRDDEADYSPFLGIEKGSVLQEARVFNDPQLDARRCSQVITKLLYLLNQGETFTKVEATEVFFAVTKLFQSKDTGLRRMVYLMIKEISPSADEVIIVTSSLMKDMNSKIDMYRANAIRVLCRITDGTLLSQIERYLKQAIVDKNPVVASAALVSGIHLLQTNPEIVKRWSNEVQEAVQSRAALVQFHALGLLHQIRQNDRLAVSKLVTSLTRGTVRSPLAQCLLIRYTSQVIHESGHTQSGERPFYDYLESCLRHKSDMVIFEAARAITELNGVTSRELTPAITVLQLFLSSTKPVLRFAAVRTLNKVAMTHPMAVTNCNIDMESLISDQNRSIATLAITTLLKTGNESSVDRLMKQITNFMSDIADEFKIVVVEAIRSLCLKFPLKYRSLMNFLSNILREEGGFDYKKAIVDSIVILIRDIPNAKEAGLLHLCEFIEDCEFTYLSTQILHFLGIEGPKTSDPSKYIRYIYNRVHLENAIVRASAVSTLAKFGAAVDALKPRIFVLLRRCLFDSDDEVRDRATLYLNTLGGDGSVVETDKDVKDFLFGPFDVPLVNLETSLKNYEPSEEAFDINSVPKEVKFQPLAEKKAPGKKPTGLGAPPSGPPSTADAYERMLSTIPECANFGKLFKSSAPVELTEAETEYAVNVIKHIFDRHVVFQYNCTNTIPEQLLEDVIVTVDASDADEFSEVFSKPLRSLPYDSPGQTFVAFEKPEGVPTVGKFSNVLKFIIKEVDPTTGEAEDDGVEDEYQLEDLEIVAADYVLKVGVSNFRNAWESLGPDFERVDEYGLGPRESLAEAVNTVINLLGLEPCEGTEEVPPNSRSHTCLLSGVFTGNIKVLVRLSFGLDGPKDIAMKLSVRSEDETVSDTIHEIVASG; this is encoded by the exons ATGGCTCAGCCGCTTGTGAAGAAAGACGATGACCGCGACGACGAAG CTGACTATTCCCCCTTTCTTGGAATTGAAAAGGGGTCTGTTCTTCAGGAGGCCAGGGTTTTTAATGACCCTCAACTAGATGCTAGGAGATGTTCACAG GTTATTACAAAACTCCTATACCTACTGAATCAGGGAGAGACGTTTACAAAG GTTGAAGCCACAGAAGTTTTCTTTGCTGTGACTAAGCTTTTCCAGTCTAAAGATACGGGATTAAGGAGAATGGTCTACCTGATGATAAAGGAGATCTCTCCCTCTGCAGATGAG gttATCATCGTCACAAGCTCTCTCATGAAGGATATGAACAGCAAGATTGATATGTACCGAGCAAATGCCATTCGAGTGCTGTGTCGTATCACTGACGGAACCCTCCTTTCACAAATTGAGAGGTATTTAAAACAAGCCATTGTAGATAAAAATCCAGTTGTTGCAAGTGCTGCTCTAGTTAGTGGCATTCATCTACTCCAG ACAAATCCTGAAATTGTAAAAAGATGGAGCAATGAGGTTCAGGAAGCTGTTCAATCAAGAGCAGCCCTTGTACAATTTCATGCACTGGGTTTGCTGCATCAG ATACGACAGAATGACCGGCTAGCAGTTAGCAAGCTGGTTACCAGCTTGACCAGGGGAACTGTTCGCTCACCTTTAGCGCAGTGCCTTTTGATCCGTTACACAAGTCAG GTTATTCATGAATCAGGCCATACACAGTCAGGGGAACGCCCCTTCTATGATTATCTTGAGAGTTGCCTTCGCCACAAGTCAGACATGGTGATTTTTGAAGCTGCCAGGGCAATAACAGAGCTCAATGGTGTAACAAGCCGAGAATTAACTCCAGCGATTACTGTTCTTCAGCTATTCTTAAGTTCGACTAAGCCAGTCTTGAGATTTGCTGCTGTCCGCACCTTGAACAAG GTGGCAATGACGCATCCAATGGCAGTCACCAACTGCAACATTGATATGGAAAGTTTAATCTCTGACCAGAACAGAAGCATTGCTACCCTCGCTATTACTACACTTTTGAAAACAGGAAATGAATCTAGTGTGGATCGTCTTATGAAGCAGATCACAAATTTCATGTCTGATATTGCTGATGAGTTcaaaattgttgttgttgaagcAATAAGATCATTGTGCCTGAAGTTTCCTTTAAAATATCGATCTCT GATGAATTTCCTGAGTAATATTCTTAGGGAGGAAGGTGGTTTTGATTACAAGAAGGCAATTGTAGATTCAATTGTGATTCTCATTAGAGATATCCCTAATGCAAaggaagctgggttgcttcatCTTTGTGAGTTCATAGAAGATTGTGAGTTCACTTATTTGTCCACACAG ATACTTCACTTCCTGGGAATTGAAGGACCAAAAACATCAGACCCGAGCAAATATATCCGTTACATTTATAATAGAGTACATCTTGAGAATGCAATTGTTAGGGCCAGTGCTGTGAGCACACTGGCAAAATTTGGTGCTGCTGTTGATGCGCTAAAG CCCCGCATATTTGTTCTGCTAAGGCGATGCCTTTTTGACAGTGATGATGAG GTTCGTGATAGGGCAACACTTTACCTGAACACACTTGGAGGTGATGGTTCAGTTGTTGAGACTGATAAAGATGTAAAGGACTTCCTGTTTGGGCCATTTGATGTCCCACTTGTCAATCTGGAGACTAGTTTGAAAAATTAT GAGCCTTCAGAAGAAGCTTTTGACATTAACTCTGTGCCTAAGGAGGTCAAGTTCCAGCCTCTTGCAGAAAAGAAAGCCCCTGGTAAAAAGCCAACTGGTTTGGGTGCTCCCCCAAGTGGTCCCCCATCAACTGCAGATGCATATGAGAGGATGCTTTCAACCATTCCAGAGTGTGCAAACTTTGGGAAGCTTTTCAAG tcCTCAGCACCTGTGGAGCTCACTGAAGCTGAGACAGAATATGCAGTTAATGTCATTAAACACATTTTTGATAGGCATGTTGTGTTCCAGTACAACTGCACAAACACGATACCAGAGCAATTGTTGGAAGAT GTTATTGTGACTGTGGATGCTTCAGATGCAGATGAATTCTCAGAGGTGTTCTCCAAGCCTCTCAGGTCTCTTCCTTATGATTCACCTGGACAGACTTTTGTGGCATTTGAGAAGCCAGAGGGAGTGCCAACAGTTGGAAAATTTTCTAACGTtctgaaatttattattaaagag GTTGACCCAACCACGGGTGAGGCTGAAGATGACGGTGTTGAAGATGAATACCAGCTGGAGGATCTGGAGATTGTTGCAGCAGATTATGTGTTGAAAGTGGGGGTGTCTAATTTTAGGAATGCATGGGAAAGCTTGGGCCCTGATTTTGAGCGTGTGGATGAGTATGGTCTTGGTCCTAGAGAGAGTTTGGCTGAAGCTGTAAATACTGTTATCAACCTACTTGGCTTGGAGCCTTGTGAG GGCACAGAGGAGGTTCCACCCAATTCAAGATCACACACATGCTTATTGTCGGGTGTATTCACAGGGAATATAAAGGTGCTTGTACGGTTGTCTTTTGGACTTGATGGTCCAAAGGATATTGCAATGAAATTGTCTGTCAGATCTGAGGACGAAACTGTCAGCGATACCATTCATGAGATTGTGGCAAGCGGCTAG
- the LOC100811645 gene encoding Guanine nucleotide-binding protein subunit beta-2-like: MSVTELKERHLAATETVNSLRERLKERRLSLLDTDIAGYARSQGRSPVTFGPTDLVCCRTLQGHAGKVYSLDWTSEKNRIVSASQDGRLIVWNALTSQKTHAIKLPCAWVMTCAFSPTGQSVACGGLDSVCSLFNLNSPTDRDGNLAVSRMLSGHKGYVSSCQYVPDEDTHLITGSGDQTCVLWDITTGLRTSVFGGEFQSGHTADVLSISINGSNSRMFVSGSCDSTARLWDTRVASRAVQTFHGHQGDVNTVKFFPDGNRFGTGSDDGTCRLFDIRTGHQLQVYHRQHGDNEAAHVTSIAFSMSGRLLFAGYTNGDCYVWDTLLAKVVLNLGSLQNTHEGRISCLGLSADGSALCTGSWDTNLKIWAFGGYRRVN, from the exons ATGTCCGTTACGGAGCTGAAGGAGCGTCACTTGGCGGCGACGGAAACCGTCAACAGTCTCAGGGAGCGCTTGAAGGAGAGGCGTCTTTCATTGCTCGATACAGATA ttgCTGGCTACGCCAGGTCTCAAGGTAGATCCCCTGTCACCTTTGGTCCCACCGATCTCGTTTGTTGTAGAACTCTCCAGGGTCATGCGGGAAAG GTGTACTCATTGGATTGGACTTCAGAAAAGAATCGAATTGTTAGTGCATCCCAAGATGGGAGATTGATAGTGTGGAATGCTCTAACAAGCCAGAAAACACATGCCATAAAGCTTCCCTGTGCGTGGGTCATGACCTGTGCTTTCTCCCCAACCGGTCAATCTGTTGCATGTGGGGGCCTTGACAGTGTTTGCTCCCTTTTTAATCTTAATTCCCCCACTGACAGGGATGGGAATCTAGCCGTTTCACGGATGCTTAGTGGACATAAAGGTTATGTTTCCTCTTGTCAGTATGTTCCAGATGAAGATACTCACTTGATTACTGGTTCTGGTGATCAGACATGTGTTTTATGGGATATTACTACTGGCCTTAGAACATCTGTTTTTGGTGGTGAATTTCAGTCTGGACATACTGCAGATGTACTTAG CATTTCCATTAATGGATCCAACTCTAGAATGTTTGTATCTGGTTCTTGTGATTCAACTGCCCGATTGTGGGACACTCGTGTGGCAAGCCGAGCAGTGCAGACATTTCATGGGCACCAGGGGGATGTTAATACTGTCAAATTCTTTCCTGATGGAAATAGATTTGGAACTGGCTCAGATGATGGAACTTGCCGATTGTTTGACATTAGGACCGGCCACCAACTACAAGTATATCATCGGCAACATGGGGACAATGAAGCTGCACATGTGACCTCCATTGCATTCTCCATGTCTGGAAGACTTCTTTTTGCTGGATATACAAATGGTGATTGCTATGTTTGGGACACTTTGTTGGCAAAG GTGGTCTTGAATTTAGGATCTCTTCAAAACACTCATGAGGGCAGGATCAGCTGTTTAGGTTTGTCAGCTGATGGAAGTGCCTTGTGTACAGGAAGTTGGGATACAAACTTAAAG ATATGGGCATTTGGAGGGTATAGGAGGGTGAATTGA
- the LOC100806299 gene encoding proline-rich receptor-like protein kinase PERK7 yields the protein MASNSDKDSPTPPSPDSSSSQSPPSSPPPSQDSSSPPPSSQDNSSPPPSSPPPSSPPPSSSPPPSPPPPSSNDQKSPPPPSDSSSSPPSPPPPPPPDKDSGSHRSPPPPPHSRHEFSPPPPPNHRLSPPKSSSSGSSDGLKDSESHSLSMPVIIGIAAGAGILLLLLLVVVCACSRRKKRSQPSVSYYANQPSDDGYYKRPRGGQNQYGYNNNGEHVLNIPPPPGAGWGAAPQPPQMISSDMSNSSFSGSHGPVLPPPHPTVALGFNQSSFTYDELSAATGGFSQRNLLGQGGFGYVHKGVLPNGKEIAVKSLKSTGGQGDREFQAEVDIISRVHHRHLVSLVGYCMSESKKLLVYEFVPKGTLEFHLHGKGRPVMDWNTRLKIAIGSAKGLAYLHEDCHPRIIHRDIKGANILLENNFEAKVADFGLAKISQDTNTHVSTRVMGTFGYMAPEYASSGKLTDKSDVFSFGIMLLELITGRRPVNNTGEYEDTLVDWARPLCTKAMENGTFEGLVDPRLEDNYDKQQMASMVACAAFSVRHSAKRRPRMSQIVRVLEGDVSLDALNHEGVKPGQSSMFSSASREYGAEAYGADMMRFRKLALDSGVGSSEYGGTSEYGLNPSSSSSEQSSAEYARRTTGGGRMHTP from the exons ATGGCTTCAAATTCCGATAAGGATTCCCCAACACCACCTTCACCTGATTCATCTTCATCCCAATCCCCGCCATCATCTCCTCCACCATCCCAAGATAGTTCATCGCCCCCACCATCATCTCAGGATAATTCGTCGCCGCCACCATCGTCCCCCCCGCCATCATCCCCACCACCATCATCTTCGCCTCCTCCGTCCCCGCCACCGCCGTCATCAAATGATCAGAAATCCCCGCCTCCGCCATCTGACTCATCCTCCTCCCCCCCATCtccaccaccgccgccacctcctGATAAGGATTCAGGCAGCCACCGGTCGCCACCGCCTCCGCCACATTCAAGACATGAGTTTTCTCCTCCTCCGCCTCCGAACCACCGGTTGTCTCCACCCAAGTCGTCATCATCAGGTTCCTCGGATGGATTGAAAGACAGTGAAAGCCATTCATTGAGCATGCCAGTTATAATAGGAATTGCAGCTGGAGCTGGCATTTTGCTCCTTCTCCTTCTCGTAGTCGTTTGTGCGTGTtcaagaaggaagaagagatcTCAGCCTTCCGTTAGTTACTACGCTAATCAACCTTCAG ATGATGGATATTATAAAAGACCAAGGGGAGGTCAAAATCAGTATGGGTACAATAACAACGGCGAGCACGTTCTGAATATTCCTCCACCTCCAGGAGCAGGTTGGGGAGCAGCACCCCAACCTCCCCAGATGATTAGTAGTGACATGAGCAACTCCAGTTTCTCGGGTTCCCACGGTCCCGTTTTGCCACCTCCACACCCTACAGTGGCCCTTGGATTCAACCAAAGCTCCTTCACTTATGACGAGCTCTCAGCTGCCACCGGAGGGTTTAGCCAACGCAACTTGCTCGGTCAAGGTGGGTTCGGATATGTGCACAAAGGTGTTCTACCCAATGGTAAGGAAATTGCAGTGAAGAGCCTCAAGTCCACCGGGGGACAAGGTGACAGAGAATTCCAAGCTGAGGTTGATATTATTAGCCGTGTCCATCATCGCCATCTTGTGTCACTTGTTGGCTATTGCATGTCAGAAAGCAAAAAACTTCTGGTTTATGAGTTTGTGCCTAAAGGGACCCTTGAATTCCATCTTCATG gaAAGGGCCGACCTGTCATGGATTGGAATACCAGGCTCAAAATTGCGATTGGATCGGCCAAAGGACTTGCTTATTTACATGAGGATT GTCACCCTCGTATCATTCACCGAGACATAAAGGGTGCGAACATTCTACTTGAGAACAACTTCGAAGCCAAA GTGGCAGATTTTGGGTTGGCAAAGATTAGTCAAGACACTAACACTCATGTTTCTACTCGTGTAATGGGAACATTCGG TTATATGGCTCCAGAGTATGCATCAAGTGGTAAGCTAACTGACAAATCTGATGTGTTCTCGTTCGGTATTATGCTTTTGGAGCTCATAACTGGTAGGCGCCCTGTGAACAACACTGGGGAATATGAAGATACTTTGGTCGACTGG GCAAGACCACTTTGTACAAAGGCAATGGAAAATGGAACTTTTGAAGGACTAGTGGATCCACGTTTAGAGGATAATTACGACAAGCAGCAAATGGCTTCTATGGTGGCTTGTGCTGCTTTTAGCGTTAGGCACTCAGCAAAGAGGCGCCCAAGAATGAGTCAg ATTGTACGAGTACTGGAGGGTGATGTGTCACTAGATGCCCTTAATCATGAGGGAGTGAAACCTGGACAAAGTTCAATGTTCAGCAGCGCGAGCAGGGAGTATGGTGCGGAGGCATACGGTGCTGACATGATGAGATTCAGGAAACTAGCATTAGATAGTGGCGTGGGAAGCAGTGAGTATGGTGGAACCAGTGAGTATGGCCTTAACCCTTCCAGCTCAAGCAGTGAACAATCATCTGCTGAATATGCCAGGAGGACCACAGGAGGAGGCCGGATGCACACTCCTTga
- the LOC100806829 gene encoding BURP domain-containing protein BNM2A-like precursor, with protein MRLGFASWRFILCTLVVFLILQDSVARKIATTSGNEVQLKEVSYDLQKLATEGLVLDSIIQLEGADIKRKNKHVHKDEARVKKGIGFDIEEEEDKNDHKKIVGKDVHGYKPSHEDHKHMDLELNVFFTPNDLKVGKIMPIYFSKKNSSTSPKFLTREEADQIPFSSKHLPSLLKFFSIPKHSPQAKAMKYTLKQCEFESMEGETKFCATSLESLFDFAHYLFGSNAQFKVLTTVHLTNSTTLLQNYTISEVKVISVPNVIGCHPMPYPYAVFYCHSQHSDTNLYEVMVEGENGGRVQAAAICHMDTSKWDRDHVSFRVLKVEPGTSPVCHFFPPDNLVWVPLPLAP; from the exons atgagACTTGGATTTGCTTCTTGGAGATTCATCCTATGCACCCTAGTTGTCTTTTTG ATTCTACAAGACAGTGTAGCTAGAAAGATAGCTACAACATCTGGGAATGAAGTTCAACTGAAGGAAGTATCCTATGATTTGCAAAAGCTTGCAACAGAGGGTCTTGTACTTGACAGTATTATTCAGCTTGAAGGCGCTGATATAAAAAGGAAGAATAAGCATGTCCATAAAGACGAGGCTAGAGTGAAGAAAGGAATAGGATTTGACATAGAAGAAGAGGAGGATAAAAATGATCACAAAAAGATAGTTGGAAAGGATGTGCATGGTTATAAGCCATCTCATGAGGATCACAAACACATGGACCTTGAACTGAATGTGTTTTTCACCCCAAATGATTTGAAGGTTGGGAAAATAATGCCCATCTATTTTTCCAAGAAAAACTCCTCAACATCTCCAAAATTTCTGACCAGAGAAGAAGCTGATCAGATTCCTTTCTCATCAAAACACCTACCATCGCTTCTCAAATTCTTCTCCATCCCAAAACACTCTCCCCAAGCCAAGGCAATGAAATATACCCTCAAACAATGTgaatttgaatccatggaaggagAGACCAAGTTCTGTGCCACTTCCCTGGAGTCCTTGTTTGATTTTGCACACTATCTGTTCGGGTCCAATGCACAATTCAAAGTTTTGACCACTGTTCATCTCACAAATTCAACAACCCTGCTACAGAACTACACAATCTCAGAAGTGAAAGTGATTTCAGTTCCAAATGTTATAGGGTGTCACCCCATGCCTTACCCTTATGCAGTTTTTTACTGCCACAGCCAGCATAGTGACACCAATCTCTATGAGGTGATGGTagaaggtgagaatggagggaGAGTTCAAGCTGCAGCTATTTGCCACATGGACACCTCTAAGTGGGACCGAGACCACGTGTCCTTTCGTGTGCTCAAAGTTGAGCCGGGAACCTCACCTGTGTGTCATTTCTTCCCTCCTGATAATCTAGTCTGGGTGCCTTTGCCTCTGGCTCCATAA
- the LOC100816105 gene encoding organ-specific protein S2 translates to MKSNFAVFVVFSLLLIANLSCARKDLGWYWKNVMKEQPMPQAIKDLVEDSQASAAGKKDRFIRDFDVKPNVILYHTHVVPMKQKHKHKQNPFVKNQD, encoded by the exons ATGAAGTCCAATTTTGCTGTTTTCGTAGTCTTCTCTCTTCTCCTG ATTGCCAACTTGAGCTGTGCAAGGAAAGACCTGGGATGGTATTGGAAGAATGTGATGAAGGAGCAACCTATGCCACAAGCAATTAAAGACCTTGTTGAGGATTCACAAGCATCAGCTGCAGGGAAGAAGGATCGTTTTATCAGGGACTTCGATGTAAAGCCTAATGTCATATTATATCACACCCATGTTGTGCCCATGAAGCAGAAGCATAAGCATAAGCAGAATCCTTttgtcaagaatcaagattga